In Janibacter sp. CX7, a single genomic region encodes these proteins:
- a CDS encoding BMP family protein encodes MRHTVKVASIMSVAALALTACGSSDSGGDSTSAEGGSDVKACLAYDVGGRGDQSFNDSAAKGLDQAKDELGIETDEVEASQGENDAAREDRLNQLVDAGCTNVIGVGYIYAKAIGAAAKDNPDISFAIIDDASDDSKGDNVAQLTFSEQEGSFLVGAAAALKSKSGKVGFIGGVDVPLINKFEAGFKAGAKAVDPKIDIQTKYLAEDGSGFADPAKGQTAAEGMYDKGADVVYHAAGASGSGVFKAAAADKKMAIGVDSDQAKTADASVRDVIITSMVKNVDVAVFDYIKSATEGDPISGPTVFGLKDDGVGYSTTGGKIDDITDKLDDYKKQIIDGKITVPAK; translated from the coding sequence TTGCGTCACACCGTGAAGGTCGCATCGATCATGTCCGTCGCCGCTCTGGCCCTGACCGCCTGCGGCAGCAGCGACTCCGGTGGCGACTCCACGTCCGCCGAGGGCGGCAGCGACGTCAAGGCCTGCCTTGCCTACGACGTGGGTGGCCGTGGCGACCAGTCGTTCAACGACTCCGCCGCCAAGGGCCTGGACCAGGCCAAGGACGAGCTCGGCATCGAGACCGACGAGGTCGAGGCCAGCCAGGGCGAGAACGACGCGGCCCGCGAGGACCGTCTCAACCAGCTCGTCGACGCCGGCTGCACCAACGTCATCGGCGTCGGCTACATCTACGCCAAGGCGATCGGCGCCGCGGCCAAGGACAACCCCGACATCAGCTTCGCGATCATCGACGACGCCTCCGACGACTCGAAGGGTGACAACGTCGCCCAGCTGACCTTCTCCGAGCAGGAGGGCTCCTTCCTCGTCGGTGCGGCTGCCGCGCTGAAGTCGAAGAGCGGCAAGGTCGGCTTCATCGGTGGCGTCGACGTCCCGCTGATCAACAAGTTCGAGGCGGGCTTCAAGGCCGGCGCCAAGGCAGTCGACCCCAAGATCGACATCCAGACGAAGTACCTCGCCGAGGACGGCTCCGGCTTCGCCGACCCGGCCAAGGGCCAGACCGCCGCCGAGGGCATGTACGACAAGGGCGCGGACGTCGTCTACCACGCCGCCGGCGCCTCCGGCAGCGGCGTCTTCAAGGCCGCCGCGGCGGACAAGAAGATGGCCATCGGTGTCGACTCCGACCAGGCCAAGACCGCCGACGCGAGCGTCCGCGACGTCATCATCACCTCGATGGTCAAGAACGTCGACGTCGCCGTCTTCGACTACATCAAGTCCGCGACCGAGGGTGACCCGATCTCCGGCCCGACCGTCTTCGGTCTCAAGGACGACGGCGTCGGCTACTCGACGACCGGCGGCAAGATCGACGACATCACCGACAAGCTCGACGACTACAAGAAGCAGATCATCGACGGGAAGATCACCGTTCCCGCCAAGTGA